A stretch of DNA from Mycobacterium senriense:
GCCCAGATTCGGGCCCAGGTGTCCCCCCGTGGCAGCAACCTTGTGAATCAGAAACTCGCGAATCTCAGCGGCCAGTACGCGAAGTTCATGTTGGGAAAGGTGCTGCAGATCGGCGGGCCCACGGATCTGTTCCAGCATCCAGTCAGTCTACGCAGCGCCCGCCGAATGGCACGGTTGCAGCGCTCACCGCGCCCGCGGCGGGCCGAAGAGGTCGGCCAGCGTGTCACGGAGTTCGGGATCCGCCAAAACGACGACCTCGTCGCCGGCCCGGAGTTCGGTGTCGCCCCGCACCGGCACCAGGCCGGTCGTCCGGACAACGATGCTCACCCAGATATCACCAACGCGGTCACCGAGCCCCTCGACCGTGCACCCTTGGATAGCAGACCCTTTGGCAACGCTGAAACGATGCACCCCCGCCGGTTCGTCCGCGAGCCGGACGCCTATCTCCCACGGCCGGGTCTCCACCGTGCGCATGGGCAGGTGCAACAGATTCGCGACGCCGGGCACCAAACTGCCCTGCACGAGAACCGAGAAGATCACGACGACGACCACGACGCCGTACAGGCGTTCGGCATCGGGGACGTGCGCGGCGCGCAGCAACTCGCCCAGCAGGATCGGCACCGCGCCTTTGAGCCCGGCGAAAAGAACGAAGGCGCGTTCGTTTCGCTGCAATCGCACGGGAACTAGACAAAAGCCCACCGCCAGCGGCCGAATCAACACTGTCAGGGCCACAGCGATGACGAGCCCGCAAACCCATACATCGGGATGGCCAAGGACACCGAGATCGACGGTCAAACCCAGAATGGCAAAAGCGACGATTTCGGCCAGACCGGCTAGGGCGGCGTGGAATCGCTTGATCTCCGGCTTGTAGGGCGCGCGGGCGTCGCCGATCACGATGCCGGCGACGAAAACCGCCAGAAATCCCGAGCCGTGCGCCAGCGTGGCGATGCCGTACAACATCAGGACTGACGCCAGGGTACGCAGCGGGTAGAGGCCTTCGCTCGGTAACGCCACGCGGCGCATGAAGACGAGCAGGGCACGCCCGCCGGTCACCCCGACGGCCAGGCCGATCGCCATTTGCAGAGCGAATTGGGTTCCCACGCTGGCGAACCCGGCCGCGCTGAGGCCACCCGCGGCGATCAGGCCGGACATCAGCGAGATGCCGACCGGATCGTTGGCGCCGGACTCGCCCTCCAAAATGGTGCTACTGCGCCCCCTGATCTCGCGCTTGCCCAGGACAGAGAAGACCACGGCCGGATCGGTCGGAGCCACGGCCGTGGCCACGAGCACCGCGGGAAACCAGCCGATTCCGCATCCGTAGTGCAGCACCAATGCCGCCCCCGCTGCGGTGAGGGCGGTGCCCACTACGCCTAGCGACAGGATCGGAGCGGCTGCGGCGCGGAAGCGCGAAGGCCCGATGTGCATGCCGCCGTCGAACAACACCAGCACCAGAGCGATGGTGATGACGCGTTCCACAACCCGCTCGGGCGGAGGCTGCACCACGGGCACGGTGTGCACCGCGACCGCAGCTCCGACCAGCACCAGTAGTGGAACGGGGATCTTGACCCGCTCGGTCAGCCGATTCGCCAACACCGCAACCAAACCGACCGCGCTGGAGAGCAACACGAGCAGCGCGTAGCGAGAAGTTTCGTTCACGATGGCAGCAATCGAGCACCGGTGAGCACGTACCGCGCGCGCAATCGACATGACTCGGCAGTCACGGCCCGTCCTTGGATGATCAGCACGCGCGCCTTTCGATCGGTCGACGACGACATCGCCGACCAGACTTCCCGGCACACCGCCACGCAGTCTAGCCGGTCGTGAGTATCACCCGCGCGGCATTGCGGTGACATGCCGGCGGGACCGTCGCCGCCAGAAACTCCTTAACGGGTCAGCAGCGCGATGCATTCGGTGTGATGCGTCAGCGGGAAGGCGTCGAACACCTTGATCTGCTCGACGGCGTAGCCGTGCCCGAGGTAAATCCCGATGTCGCGGGCGAAAGATGCTGCCTCACAACCGATGTGCACCACCCGCGGAATGCCGGCGGCGGCCAGCAGGTCGATGACCTCGCGACCGGCCCCCGCCCGCGGCGGGTCCAGCACCGCCACGTCGGCGCGCCCGCGCTGCGCCGCCAGCGCGCGCCGCACCGAGTCGGTGACGACGTGCACCTGCGTCAGATCGGCCAGGGCAACCCGGGCGGCCCGGGTCGACGCGCGCGAGGTGTCGACGCTGAGCACCCGCCCGGACGGGCCCACGGCATCACCGAGCACCGCAGCGAAAACACCTGCGCCGCCGTACAAATCCCACGCGCGCATGCCGGTGCCCAACTGTGCCCAGTCGGCGACCAGCCCGCTGTACACACCGGCCGCCTCGCGATGCGCCTGCCAGAAGGCGGTCACCGGCACCTGCCAGCTGCGCCCGGCCACGCGCTGCACCGCCTCGTAGCGACCCTCCACCACCTTGGTCGCGGTCTGCCTGCCCTGCCGCAGCGTGCGCACCACGTGGCGCGCGCCGTCGTCGTCGACGGCCACGTGCAGCTGGGCGGCGGGCGGCCAGTCGAGGTCGGCGATCCCGTCGAGCATGCCGGCCGGCAGCTGCGCACAGCGCAGGTCGGTCACCAAATCCTCGCTGTGATACCGGTGAAAGCCCGGGCGACGGTCGGGGCCCACGTCGAGCCGAACGCGGGTGCGCCACCCGGTCGGCGCGGAATCCGCCAGCGGCTCGGCCTCTCCGCTCCACGCATGCCCGCCGAGGCGCTCGAGCTGGTTGGCCACGACCTCGGCC
This window harbors:
- a CDS encoding cation:proton antiporter codes for the protein MNETSRYALLVLLSSAVGLVAVLANRLTERVKIPVPLLVLVGAAVAVHTVPVVQPPPERVVERVITIALVLVLFDGGMHIGPSRFRAAAAPILSLGVVGTALTAAGAALVLHYGCGIGWFPAVLVATAVAPTDPAVVFSVLGKREIRGRSSTILEGESGANDPVGISLMSGLIAAGGLSAAGFASVGTQFALQMAIGLAVGVTGGRALLVFMRRVALPSEGLYPLRTLASVLMLYGIATLAHGSGFLAVFVAGIVIGDARAPYKPEIKRFHAALAGLAEIVAFAILGLTVDLGVLGHPDVWVCGLVIAVALTVLIRPLAVGFCLVPVRLQRNERAFVLFAGLKGAVPILLGELLRAAHVPDAERLYGVVVVVVIFSVLVQGSLVPGVANLLHLPMRTVETRPWEIGVRLADEPAGVHRFSVAKGSAIQGCTVEGLGDRVGDIWVSIVVRTTGLVPVRGDTELRAGDEVVVLADPELRDTLADLFGPPRAR
- a CDS encoding class I SAM-dependent RNA methyltransferase — translated: MGEPTLTTGAPANGGSCVAHHEGRVVFVRYALPGERVRVRVTADRGSYWHAEVLEVIDAAAGRIASLCPIAGVDGAGCCDLAFAEPEVTRTLKAEVVANQLERLGGHAWSGEAEPLADSAPTGWRTRVRLDVGPDRRPGFHRYHSEDLVTDLRCAQLPAGMLDGIADLDWPPAAQLHVAVDDDGARHVVRTLRQGRQTATKVVEGRYEAVQRVAGRSWQVPVTAFWQAHREAAGVYSGLVADWAQLGTGMRAWDLYGGAGVFAAVLGDAVGPSGRVLSVDTSRASTRAARVALADLTQVHVVTDSVRRALAAQRGRADVAVLDPPRAGAGREVIDLLAAAGIPRVVHIGCEAASFARDIGIYLGHGYAVEQIKVFDAFPLTHHTECIALLTR